A genomic stretch from Sphingobacterium sp. ML3W includes:
- a CDS encoding helix-turn-helix domain-containing protein yields MKTESRGTQITNQYLLFLDRHIDDVIQGRTMEFMEINTIARELAISHKHLIYILQKEKGKHPSYFYNLKIISKAKEMLSNSPLSIAKIAFILTYDASNFSKLFRKWTGETPGNFRKSHMPILIKPAARN; encoded by the coding sequence ATGAAAACAGAAAGTAGAGGTACCCAAATAACCAATCAATATTTATTATTTTTGGATAGACACATCGATGATGTCATACAGGGGCGCACGATGGAATTTATGGAGATCAACACGATTGCGCGTGAGCTGGCCATTTCACACAAACATCTTATTTATATCCTCCAAAAAGAGAAAGGGAAGCATCCCAGTTACTTCTACAACCTGAAAATTATAAGCAAAGCAAAAGAAATGCTCAGCAACTCACCGCTATCCATCGCTAAAATTGCCTTTATACTTACCTACGATGCCTCCAATTTTTCAAAGTTATTTAGAAAATGGACCGGGGAGACTCCTGGAAATTTTAGAAAAAGTCACATGCCCATCCTTATCAAACCAGCCGCACGAAACTAG
- a CDS encoding tetratricopeptide repeat protein, translating into MRKPLLFFILCLLTLQTIAKDNKKQEIDSIVSKAKELQNQGKFLPQLEMAIKALNLSDRYNYDEGKARAHFSMADALVYVGLYKEAIKHLEQVERTNYYKEKAIMQSEVHRVRGRAYTYLKLNQQAIREYYLQLGVIKNLEGQAQKISYQYTYGNLSTVFDNLVQLDSVQKYTELELDGLKGFDEKNYAQIYLGVYNQLGQLYVRKGDFAKAQHYLDKSLEIGTKYNIIQYSNTYLFLANLEKQKGNYKQALVFYEKNLANRRTTGERNGMKNAYRNLADFYRETKLDKAKGDAYERAFSRLNDSLENENRAVIDLALNLILKAKDQEATTKVSKSVTVSVIILVVLVIAITFFIWRVRHNRKLLGQKEEALHETESLNRELIEQIGENKFNNLIDLAKSNNPEFLILFTELYPQFIQSLKTLDPNIRTTELEFCAMAFLNFSTKNISEYTYVTVRAVQVRKNRLRKKFNIPSEVDFNTWMRGLSDNGQLKI; encoded by the coding sequence ATGAGGAAACCACTTTTATTTTTTATTTTATGCCTATTGACGCTTCAGACGATTGCCAAGGATAACAAGAAGCAGGAGATTGATTCGATTGTAAGCAAAGCAAAAGAACTTCAGAACCAAGGTAAATTTTTACCACAATTGGAGATGGCAATCAAGGCGCTTAATTTGTCCGATAGATATAATTATGACGAAGGAAAAGCACGGGCTCATTTTTCGATGGCTGATGCACTTGTGTATGTAGGGTTATATAAGGAGGCGATAAAGCACCTTGAACAGGTTGAGCGCACAAACTATTATAAAGAAAAAGCCATCATGCAATCTGAAGTCCACCGGGTGCGGGGAAGAGCTTATACATATCTTAAATTGAACCAGCAAGCCATCCGCGAGTATTATTTGCAATTAGGGGTCATCAAGAATCTGGAGGGGCAAGCGCAAAAAATATCTTATCAATATACTTATGGAAACCTATCTACTGTTTTCGATAATCTGGTGCAACTTGATTCCGTCCAGAAATATACTGAGCTGGAACTGGATGGACTAAAGGGCTTTGATGAAAAGAATTATGCGCAAATTTATCTGGGGGTTTACAATCAATTAGGGCAATTGTATGTGAGGAAGGGCGATTTTGCCAAAGCGCAACACTACCTTGATAAATCCCTGGAAATTGGGACTAAATATAATATTATTCAATATTCTAATACCTATCTTTTCTTGGCTAATCTGGAGAAGCAAAAAGGAAACTATAAACAGGCATTGGTCTTTTACGAAAAGAACTTGGCGAATAGGCGGACGACTGGTGAGAGAAATGGAATGAAGAATGCTTACAGAAATTTAGCTGATTTTTATCGAGAGACCAAGCTCGATAAAGCGAAAGGCGATGCATACGAACGGGCTTTTAGCCGGCTCAACGATTCTCTGGAAAACGAAAATAGAGCGGTTATCGATCTGGCACTAAACCTGATTCTGAAAGCAAAAGATCAGGAAGCCACTACCAAGGTTTCAAAATCAGTGACTGTCTCTGTAATCATCCTAGTGGTACTTGTTATTGCCATTACATTTTTTATATGGCGCGTAAGGCATAACCGTAAGCTTCTGGGCCAAAAGGAGGAGGCGCTGCACGAAACGGAATCATTGAATCGGGAACTTATTGAACAAATTGGCGAAAACAAATTCAATAATCTGATCGATCTGGCCAAAAGCAATAATCCGGAGTTCCTGATCTTATTTACTGAACTCTATCCGCAGTTCATCCAATCCTTGAAAACACTTGATCCTAATATCAGAACGACTGAACTGGAGTTTTGTGCGATGGCTTTTCTTAATTTTTCAACAAAAAATATTTCCGAATATACCTATGTGACAGTAAGGGCTGTACAGGTCCGCAAAAATAGGTTGCGAAAGAAGTTTAATATACCTTCGGAGGTCGATTTCAATACTTGGATGCGCGGACTGTCCGATAATGGCCAGTTGAAAATCTAA
- a CDS encoding ornithine cyclodeaminase family protein, translating into MKIIDKETVDAVLKYDKLIEALRQIFQSTFTMPVRHHHFYQNKEGSENTLILMPSWTDTYIGIKQVVVAPGNHNKKLPAIHALYTLLDAVTGEFLAQMDAAGLTSRRTACTSALAASYLAREDSKTLLIVGGGKVAQHLVQAHSVVREYDQILIWTRNASKGTDLVANLQQAGFSNVAYADNLEEAVPRADVISCATLSHEPLVKGEWIKAGTHLDLIGSHTPKTREVDDNAILKSSIFVDSRAGALHETGELVIPIATGVLDPDSIKGDIKELCCGEIMGRSSLKEITLFKSAGLAIEDLAAALLVYERVIEAKNVSL; encoded by the coding sequence ATGAAAATAATTGATAAAGAGACGGTTGATGCAGTGCTTAAATATGATAAATTGATTGAAGCGCTGCGGCAGATTTTTCAATCGACGTTTACGATGCCTGTTCGGCATCATCACTTTTATCAAAACAAAGAGGGAAGTGAAAATACGCTTATTTTGATGCCCTCTTGGACGGATACTTATATCGGAATCAAACAGGTTGTTGTCGCTCCCGGTAATCATAACAAAAAACTACCGGCAATCCATGCCTTATATACCTTGCTGGATGCAGTCACTGGAGAATTTTTAGCTCAGATGGATGCCGCAGGGCTTACCTCGCGAAGAACAGCCTGTACCTCTGCTTTAGCGGCCTCTTATTTAGCGCGGGAAGACTCAAAAACCTTGTTAATTGTTGGCGGCGGGAAAGTTGCACAACATCTTGTGCAAGCACATTCTGTTGTGCGTGAGTATGACCAAATTTTGATCTGGACGAGAAATGCATCGAAAGGTACAGATTTGGTAGCCAACTTGCAGCAGGCAGGATTTAGTAACGTTGCCTATGCCGATAATTTGGAAGAAGCTGTACCTAGGGCAGATGTGATCTCCTGTGCGACACTAAGTCATGAACCTTTGGTCAAAGGAGAGTGGATAAAAGCCGGTACACATCTGGACCTGATTGGATCCCATACGCCTAAAACACGCGAAGTAGATGATAACGCTATTCTTAAAAGTAGCATCTTTGTGGATTCGCGCGCGGGAGCGCTCCACGAGACGGGAGAACTTGTAATTCCAATTGCAACAGGTGTACTGGATCCTGACAGCATTAAGGGTGATATCAAAGAACTTTGTTGTGGCGAGATTATGGGAAGATCATCTTTGAAGGAAATTACTTTATTTAAATCGGCGGGATTAGCGATAGAAGATCTGGCTGCGGCTTTGCTTGTATATGAACGTGTGATTGAGGCTAAAAACGTTTCTCTCTGA
- a CDS encoding DUF5007 domain-containing protein, whose product MKMNTITRYTILLGIMIGIIISSCSKIEEGFLSDTIRYRDSVIYCKRGMTLTLSDRINADGSTPPFEFKMLNLRNKLTGEPAPEEFSKMYEIEVFKEGMTFNAATDTTVALLRAKRETKQVTPMEFSPISGQISFNRASANLPLGVYTFDLQATNRKGTKIYKSFAEIHVIEPFLEDVFELTYASLTGSNAAETFTPAYNSNIKLTCTKVSDEGARVILKVVDKNGRAWDPSAGQVIKRGDRPTFESHVRFNPVVATNTALVCDYEVAPFPLTKFNDGKTNWDYNIYYRIPMRFAAMDGHPNHNINPVFGFRVLMEGTFEVEVKLTNVAAVNSSGPPAGGL is encoded by the coding sequence ATGAAAATGAATACTATAACGAGGTACACGATCCTATTGGGAATAATGATCGGTATAATCATCTCCTCCTGTTCAAAAATAGAGGAAGGGTTTTTAAGTGATACCATTCGCTATCGGGACAGTGTGATCTATTGTAAGCGTGGGATGACGCTCACACTTTCGGATCGGATCAATGCAGATGGATCGACTCCGCCATTTGAATTTAAAATGTTAAACCTGCGGAATAAGTTGACGGGGGAGCCTGCACCTGAGGAATTCTCAAAAATGTACGAAATTGAAGTTTTTAAGGAAGGCATGACTTTCAATGCGGCAACGGATACAACGGTCGCTCTGCTGAGAGCAAAGCGGGAAACCAAGCAGGTAACTCCGATGGAATTTAGCCCCATTAGCGGACAGATTAGTTTTAATCGCGCATCTGCAAATTTACCACTAGGGGTCTATACTTTTGATTTGCAGGCAACGAACCGCAAAGGTACTAAGATCTATAAATCCTTTGCGGAGATCCATGTCATCGAACCTTTTTTGGAGGATGTTTTCGAGTTGACTTATGCTTCATTGACAGGCTCTAATGCCGCTGAAACATTTACTCCGGCTTATAATAGTAATATCAAATTGACCTGTACCAAAGTCTCTGACGAGGGGGCACGTGTAATCTTAAAAGTTGTCGATAAAAATGGTCGTGCATGGGATCCAAGTGCTGGTCAAGTGATCAAACGGGGAGATCGTCCGACGTTTGAATCACACGTCCGTTTTAATCCGGTTGTTGCAACGAATACTGCATTGGTATGTGATTATGAAGTGGCTCCGTTTCCGCTCACAAAATTTAATGATGGTAAGACAAATTGGGATTACAATATTTATTACCGTATACCGATGCGCTTTGCAGCAATGGATGGACATCCTAACCATAATATTAACCCAGTTTTTGGCTTTCGTGTCCTGATGGAGGGAACATTTGAGGTGGAAGTAAAGCTGACAAATGTGGCTGCAGTTAATTCATCTGGACCACCCGCGGGAGGATTGTAA
- a CDS encoding RagB/SusD family nutrient uptake outer membrane protein, whose translation MKTLFIINYWKWVLLVAIGLSTMSCNKFLEEEPRNSTYKEVYWKDPKAGETAIAGNYALLRNALMDGFYGVGNRYYIYGDMTPDIYIGINRDSYSHPEIGKGNWTSNYFAQSYGNWTVFYKTIAMSNIILKEMPLVSNDILILEQADPEAFRKKIMGQAYFIRAFSYFMLTKIWGDVPLVTAAYDDPISAPHLGRSSRIEVMKQIEEDCRHAIDLLSWGYKTAAERAVTANRGSAYALMAHLYLWRATTTDLASNTPIMDDVTRADTTINTLLAQGGYTLADTAKYADIFKGRSSEGIFELNVSENTLEGSSAHIGMKFLNNNYIPTYAATADFFTKPAYLSSHFYKIEEKEDWVWHEDIRQWVWETVQTRGLDTLDVRFKNNFVNYTTDKPVCIKYSNIVFRNPGQQLEPYNSNNLILFRLSDIKLLQAEIALYQNNPNRAITIINASRTRYGADPSSLLKPGLAKTEVMKEYMIERGKELYLEGHLFFDMIRTRAYSDHITWLSEARFKQGGFFWPVDPRLFSENRLLVQTEYWRGKI comes from the coding sequence ATGAAAACATTATTTATAATCAATTATTGGAAATGGGTTCTTCTTGTCGCTATCGGCTTGAGCACGATGTCATGCAACAAATTTTTGGAAGAAGAGCCTCGAAATTCCACCTATAAAGAGGTGTATTGGAAAGATCCAAAAGCAGGAGAAACTGCTATAGCGGGTAATTATGCGCTGTTGAGAAATGCCTTGATGGATGGTTTTTATGGCGTTGGAAATCGGTATTATATCTACGGGGACATGACGCCGGATATTTATATCGGTATCAATCGGGATAGCTACAGTCACCCGGAAATTGGAAAAGGAAATTGGACCAGCAATTATTTTGCACAGTCTTATGGCAATTGGACCGTATTTTATAAAACAATAGCCATGTCAAATATCATTCTCAAAGAAATGCCTTTGGTATCGAATGATATCTTGATTTTAGAACAGGCAGATCCGGAGGCTTTCCGAAAAAAAATTATGGGACAAGCTTATTTTATTCGGGCTTTTTCTTATTTCATGTTGACCAAAATTTGGGGTGATGTGCCCCTTGTTACAGCGGCATATGACGATCCGATCAGTGCACCTCATCTGGGGCGTAGCTCCCGCATTGAGGTCATGAAACAGATCGAGGAGGATTGCCGTCATGCAATAGACTTATTGAGTTGGGGCTATAAAACAGCGGCAGAACGCGCTGTTACAGCAAATAGAGGTTCGGCTTATGCGCTAATGGCACACCTGTATCTTTGGCGGGCGACAACAACAGATCTAGCATCAAATACACCGATAATGGATGATGTAACGCGTGCTGATACGACCATCAATACCTTGCTCGCGCAAGGTGGGTATACACTTGCAGATACCGCCAAATATGCGGATATTTTTAAAGGAAGATCGAGTGAGGGTATTTTTGAACTAAATGTCAGTGAAAATACCTTAGAAGGATCGAGCGCACATATTGGGATGAAATTTTTGAATAATAACTATATTCCGACCTATGCTGCAACAGCCGATTTTTTTACCAAACCGGCTTATTTAAGCAGTCATTTTTACAAGATCGAAGAGAAAGAGGATTGGGTCTGGCATGAAGATATCAGGCAATGGGTCTGGGAAACTGTACAAACCCGAGGTCTTGATACGTTGGATGTACGCTTCAAAAATAATTTTGTCAATTATACGACGGATAAACCGGTATGTATTAAATATAGCAATATTGTCTTTCGGAACCCGGGACAGCAACTTGAACCTTATAATAGTAATAATTTGATTTTGTTTAGATTGAGCGATATCAAATTGCTGCAGGCGGAAATAGCCCTCTACCAAAATAATCCCAATCGTGCAATTACCATCATCAATGCATCAAGAACACGCTATGGCGCTGATCCTTCGAGTCTGTTAAAACCGGGGCTGGCCAAAACGGAAGTGATGAAAGAATATATGATCGAACGCGGAAAAGAACTGTATCTGGAAGGTCATCTATTTTTCGATATGATTCGCACGCGGGCCTACTCGGATCATATCACTTGGCTGAGCGAGGCCAGGTTTAAACAAGGTGGTTTTTTCTGGCCAGTAGATCCTCGTTTATTTAGCGAGAATAGACTTTTGGTTCAGACCGAATACTGGCGTGGAAAGATTTAA
- a CDS encoding SusC/RagA family TonB-linked outer membrane protein — MKNAGLLLVLVVFLSFDLFAQQVTGVVRDVSGSAMVGATLRNLSTQISAQTNSKGGFTMVAKPGDVIEASLIGYESKRLKVGSESPLNFELNTTFSTLDETVVIGYQKVSRKKATAAISSISGKELANLPAASFDQLLQGRLSGVNVQNFTGEPGASPTVQVRGNTSLNREYDEFSVGNAPLYVVDGVPQPPQQYTSPVTGTGTNFIAGINPQDIESIDVLKDASAAAIYGSRASSGVILITTKKGISREPQVMVSAYTGLTQRPELRDVALGAEERRQKMRILEELQQYRPDIDNRNISFLLTDSLNPAFNGSTDWQDMYYRKGMVNNADLSLSGGGPGGSNYRFSAGLYDEKGIVKATGFKRYSTRLNLMSKALHERLMINPIVAYSRTERTRAGGGGVGVTARYTPASYFNLSETRKNYLLGMYNDDSDVNTGNQFTFNLNLGYDFSKALKFTSQTSYIYSNSRRDVSTPSSVANFTGNRQDVFSDNQVNVLSSNYFSYNKEVNKHNLSMILGSDLEYNQYRSVGAGASNGASDQIKVIQGFQQRYLTAFSDYQAYSMASFYSRLAYDYDSRYLLSASIRGDGSSRFGKGNKWGYFPSASAAWLISEESFMKDGQSPFSMLKLRASLGTTGGLPGNNYLQYNLYRVNAGNFWGNDNATSYNGVTAITPNLVDGVAQPNISWERSTQWNIGLDGEIANGRFSFALDVFNKENKQSLFDVALPVTTGYDRALTNSVGVRNYGAEVVLMANPLPRTSPVQWFSRLNVSYVRNKIMNLPNSGRDLVVAGSRFDKAHILSVGSPINTFYLYQTLGIYSTLNDIPINPLTGDRFNAGGSPYAPGDMWIRDVDGDYMIDPFNDGINPDKLPLGDPNPKFTGGWTNNVTWKNFNVGVLFTFLFDRDVLNLYQSDLFENGAATNSTSGFAQYATPDFSKINIWRQPGDRADYPAYPLGSWRYYTVAGQTFFMDKGDYFRVKSVSLSYSLPNRLVSGWGMKSIRMYGIVDNLLMFQRSKRLPDAEAVNYYGEYEGNGYPIPRKFTFGVELQF; from the coding sequence ATGAAAAACGCAGGTCTTTTATTGGTCCTCGTGGTTTTCCTTTCGTTTGATTTATTTGCGCAACAGGTAACAGGCGTGGTTCGGGATGTTTCGGGAAGTGCAATGGTAGGAGCTACGCTGAGAAATTTGTCCACGCAGATCAGTGCACAAACCAATAGCAAAGGAGGGTTTACGATGGTAGCAAAGCCAGGAGATGTTATCGAGGCAAGCTTGATTGGATATGAATCAAAGCGCCTAAAAGTCGGTTCGGAATCGCCACTCAATTTTGAATTGAACACGACATTTTCCACCTTAGATGAAACCGTTGTCATCGGTTATCAGAAAGTCTCCAGAAAGAAAGCTACCGCGGCGATTTCTAGTATTTCAGGAAAAGAATTGGCGAACCTTCCAGCGGCAAGTTTTGACCAACTCCTTCAGGGGCGTTTATCGGGGGTAAATGTCCAGAACTTTACTGGCGAACCCGGCGCATCTCCCACGGTTCAAGTACGTGGAAATACAAGCTTAAATCGGGAGTACGATGAATTTAGTGTCGGAAATGCACCCTTGTATGTCGTTGATGGTGTTCCGCAACCACCACAACAGTACACTTCTCCGGTAACGGGAACGGGTACAAATTTTATCGCTGGAATAAATCCACAGGACATCGAAAGTATCGATGTGTTGAAAGATGCTTCGGCTGCTGCAATCTATGGATCAAGAGCTTCCAGTGGTGTGATCCTGATCACGACCAAAAAAGGTATCAGCCGGGAGCCACAGGTGATGGTTTCGGCCTATACGGGATTGACACAACGCCCCGAGTTGCGGGATGTGGCATTGGGAGCGGAAGAGAGAAGGCAAAAAATGCGCATCTTGGAAGAATTACAGCAATATCGTCCCGATATCGATAATAGAAATATATCTTTTTTGCTTACGGATAGTTTAAACCCGGCTTTTAATGGATCAACCGATTGGCAGGACATGTACTACCGGAAAGGAATGGTGAACAATGCCGATCTGAGCTTGAGTGGCGGCGGCCCGGGCGGATCTAATTATCGTTTCAGTGCCGGATTATATGATGAGAAGGGAATTGTCAAAGCGACAGGTTTTAAGCGCTATTCAACACGGTTGAATTTAATGTCCAAAGCACTGCATGAACGCTTGATGATCAATCCGATTGTTGCTTATTCGCGAACAGAACGTACCCGGGCTGGCGGTGGCGGAGTGGGTGTGACGGCTCGATACACGCCGGCATCTTATTTTAACCTGAGCGAGACGCGAAAAAATTATCTCCTCGGAATGTATAACGATGATTCGGATGTAAATACGGGCAATCAATTTACATTCAACCTGAATCTTGGGTATGATTTTTCAAAAGCACTGAAATTTACGTCCCAAACTTCTTATATCTATTCAAACAGTAGACGTGATGTCAGCACACCTTCGTCAGTGGCTAATTTTACCGGCAACAGACAGGATGTCTTTTCCGATAACCAAGTCAACGTGTTGTCTTCTAATTATTTTAGTTATAATAAAGAAGTTAATAAACATAACCTGAGCATGATCTTGGGAAGTGATCTGGAATATAATCAATACCGGTCAGTAGGGGCTGGTGCTTCGAATGGTGCTTCGGACCAAATTAAAGTCATACAAGGATTTCAGCAACGTTATCTAACGGCTTTTTCGGATTATCAGGCTTACAGCATGGCTTCTTTTTATTCGCGGCTCGCATATGACTATGATTCGCGGTATTTACTATCAGCCAGTATACGTGGCGATGGATCATCTCGTTTTGGGAAGGGCAATAAGTGGGGGTATTTTCCTTCCGCATCGGCTGCATGGCTCATTTCGGAAGAATCTTTTATGAAAGACGGGCAGTCCCCGTTTTCCATGTTAAAACTCCGTGCCAGTTTGGGCACAACAGGTGGATTGCCAGGAAATAATTATCTACAGTATAATCTTTACAGGGTCAATGCTGGAAATTTTTGGGGAAATGACAATGCAACTTCCTATAATGGTGTTACCGCCATCACACCTAATCTGGTGGATGGGGTGGCGCAGCCTAATATCAGCTGGGAACGCTCTACGCAATGGAATATTGGTCTGGACGGAGAGATTGCCAACGGTCGTTTTTCTTTTGCACTGGACGTTTTTAATAAGGAAAATAAACAATCTTTATTTGACGTGGCCCTCCCTGTTACAACCGGATATGACCGCGCATTGACCAATTCGGTGGGCGTACGTAATTATGGTGCGGAGGTAGTTTTGATGGCCAATCCGCTTCCAAGGACCAGCCCTGTTCAGTGGTTCAGTCGCCTGAATGTTTCCTATGTGCGGAATAAAATTATGAATCTTCCTAATTCGGGCCGGGATCTGGTGGTCGCCGGTTCCCGTTTTGATAAAGCCCATATTCTATCGGTGGGTAGCCCGATCAATACCTTCTACTTGTACCAAACTTTAGGAATCTACTCAACACTGAACGATATTCCGATCAATCCTCTGACAGGTGACCGTTTTAATGCTGGTGGAAGCCCCTATGCGCCGGGTGATATGTGGATCAGAGATGTGGATGGAGACTACATGATCGATCCGTTCAATGATGGCATCAACCCTGACAAACTTCCGCTGGGTGATCCAAACCCTAAATTCACGGGTGGTTGGACAAATAATGTGACCTGGAAGAATTTTAATGTTGGGGTACTTTTCACCTTTTTGTTCGACAGGGATGTGCTCAATCTGTATCAATCGGACCTATTTGAGAATGGTGCAGCAACCAATTCAACCAGTGGTTTTGCGCAGTATGCGACACCAGATTTTAGTAAGATCAATATCTGGCGACAGCCGGGTGATCGCGCAGATTATCCGGCTTACCCTTTAGGGTCTTGGCGTTATTATACTGTTGCTGGTCAAACATTTTTCATGGATAAAGGCGACTATTTCAGAGTGAAAAGTGTGAGTCTTTCGTACAGTCTGCCTAATCGTTTAGTATCGGGATGGGGAATGAAAAGTATTCGGATGTATGGTATCGTCGATAATCTACTGATGTTCCAGCGTTCGAAAAGATTGCCGGATGCCGAGGCTGTAAATTATTATGGCGAATATGAAGGTAATGGTTATCCTATCCCGCGGAAGTTCACCTTTGGTGTAGAGTTACAATTTTAA